One genomic window of Clostridioides sp. ES-S-0054-01 includes the following:
- a CDS encoding MurR/RpiR family transcriptional regulator produces the protein MNQYNKSIVPILESVYTDLSPTEKRIADFFIKNKKKQDFKAKTISTKLYVSEAALSRFSKKCGFSGYRQFIFAYENNIVEYNENIASITKEVFTTYQELLNKSYSLIKDEQMNRIAYMMVQAKYVYIYGIGSSGMCARDFKIRFMRLGLRVEYVTDEHIMKMNSVIINEQSLLICISVSGANLQQYLKMAKEKGAKTVLITCNYKYRMKEYCDEVLKAAVTKNLDVGDVISPQFVILVIIDVLHSHFLNLDYSVKYALLKDTLSFVHEDIENR, from the coding sequence ATGAATCAATATAATAAAAGTATTGTTCCAATATTAGAATCTGTTTATACAGATTTATCACCAACAGAAAAAAGAATTGCAGATTTTTTTATTAAGAATAAGAAAAAACAAGACTTTAAAGCAAAAACAATATCGACTAAATTATATGTTTCAGAAGCAGCTTTATCACGATTTTCAAAGAAATGTGGATTTTCAGGGTATCGTCAATTTATATTTGCATATGAAAATAATATAGTTGAGTATAATGAGAATATCGCTAGTATTACAAAAGAGGTATTTACTACTTATCAGGAGTTACTAAATAAAAGTTATTCGCTAATCAAGGATGAGCAAATGAATAGGATTGCATATATGATGGTACAAGCTAAATATGTGTACATATACGGAATTGGTAGCTCTGGAATGTGTGCACGTGATTTTAAAATCAGATTTATGAGACTTGGTCTGCGTGTGGAATATGTTACAGATGAACATATAATGAAGATGAATTCCGTAATTATTAATGAGCAATCTTTACTTATATGCATTAGCGTTAGTGGTGCTAATTTACAACAATATTTGAAGATGGCAAAAGAAAAAGGTGCAAAGACGGTATTAATAACTTGTAATTATAAATATAGAATGAAGGAATATTGTGATGAAGTCTTAAAAGCTGCTGTAACGAAAAATCTTGATGTAGGAGATGTTATATCCCCTCAGTTTGTAATTTTAGTGATTATTGATGTTTTGCATTCTCATTTTCTTAACCTCGATTATTCAGTGAAATATGCACTATTGAAAGATACACTTTCATTTGTTCATGAGGATATAGAAAATAGATAA
- a CDS encoding helix-turn-helix transcriptional regulator, whose amino-acid sequence MEIDYNALGKRIKIARIKKNVTQEVIAEKIDITPSHMSNIETGKTKLSLHVLINIANVLSVTIDELLCDNVLNSKVIFEGEAKEIFNDCDEYEVRMLVDVLKHMKEVMRKDREIRNL is encoded by the coding sequence ATGGAGATAGACTATAACGCATTAGGAAAAAGAATTAAAATTGCAAGGATTAAAAAAAATGTGACTCAGGAAGTAATTGCAGAAAAGATAGACATAACACCATCTCATATGAGTAACATTGAAACTGGAAAAACTAAATTAAGTTTGCATGTATTAATTAATATTGCCAATGTTCTTTCTGTTACAATAGATGAATTATTATGTGATAATGTATTAAATTCTAAAGTTATATTTGAGGGAGAAGCTAAAGAAATTTTTAACGACTGTGATGAGTATGAAGTTAGAATGCTTGTTGATGTTTTAAAACATATGAAAGAGGTAATGCGTAAAGATAGAGAAATAAGAAATTTATAA
- a CDS encoding MurR/RpiR family transcriptional regulator — MKFSHKLNNLSHAEKHIFYYIDSSIHTVKDLSLTALADINNVSTTTIIRMCSKIGLSGYSELKHILKDLDKEYTSISGDYHVSNIIDNLNQNLSNLNLTNINKLAKNIKSANRIIIVAVGLSKPIGEYFSKLLMQANKNSFYVYESHMIDLLDKTTKKQDLVIFVSNSGETRTLITACEKFRYKNLNTAAIINSPNSTLSMLVDIPINTCSQKLNISGYDTTPRSTILVIIDILFETYLNFIE; from the coding sequence ATGAAATTTTCACATAAATTAAATAATCTTAGTCATGCTGAGAAACATATATTTTATTATATAGACTCGAGTATACATACAGTGAAGGATTTATCACTTACAGCTTTAGCTGATATAAATAACGTAAGCACTACCACAATAATAAGAATGTGTTCTAAGATAGGATTATCAGGTTACTCTGAATTAAAGCATATACTTAAAGATTTAGATAAGGAATATACATCTATATCTGGTGACTATCATGTTAGTAATATAATAGATAACTTAAATCAAAATCTATCAAATCTTAATTTAACAAATATAAATAAACTAGCTAAAAATATTAAATCTGCCAATAGAATAATAATAGTTGCAGTAGGACTATCAAAGCCTATTGGAGAATACTTCTCAAAACTACTAATGCAGGCTAATAAAAATAGTTTTTATGTATATGAATCTCATATGATTGACCTATTAGATAAAACAACAAAAAAACAAGACTTAGTAATATTTGTATCTAATAGTGGAGAAACACGCACACTAATTACAGCATGTGAAAAGTTTAGATACAAAAACTTAAACACAGCAGCTATAATAAATAGCCCTAATTCTACGCTATCTATGCTAGTAGACATACCTATAAATACATGTTCTCAAAAGCTTAATATTTCTGGATACGACACTACTCCAAGGTCTACTATATTAGTTATTATAGATATCTTATTTGAGACTTATCTAAATTTTATTGAATAA
- a CDS encoding PTS sugar transporter subunit IIA: MNLAKMTNKNLIVLDVNVATKEDAIRLLIDKLYKENTISSKEQFFDTVMEREKHSPTGLERGLAIPHGKCDSVNKAVFAVARLNNKINDWESIDESNEVDLVFLLAIPKSEQETTHLKLLSELSVALMDENFYNDLRTSKNANEFLKNLNRGDKEEKDTNKYNKTVLVVTACAAGIAHTYMSAEALEKAGKEMGIKVISEKQGASGIEDRHTKEQIQKADGVIFACDVAVKNIERYQGKSFVKVRVAEPLKHSKDLLNKVLQNPDGKVEVSDNEVDVTSTSESKQGILKEMMEAVMTGISYMIPVIVSAGLMMGIAKLTAMAIGQIDNMGTFIESGNAFYELLGYLDMFGGMIFKFIYPVFSAYVAYSIADRPALVPGFIGGAFAGGLHFTFWGVEGGVPSGFIGALILGLVAGYVTRFLNENIKLNKNLQAMKPMFLLPGITMLVIFLLNFYAVDPAFGRVNAFIANIIESFGTASTIALTVVIAACTAFDLGGPVNKAAGAIAIGLSADGVFPLTARVLSIVIPPIGLGLATVLDKIIVKRRVFDDNLRVVGNSSIILGLIAVSEGAIPFMLKNPLITIPINILGAIIGSLTAVMLGAIQWNPLPAIWGWPLVENLWAYLVGLIVGTLFIALANIFIRFNIIKRQEKNDIDKTA, from the coding sequence ATGAATTTAGCTAAAATGACCAACAAAAATTTAATAGTATTAGATGTAAATGTAGCTACAAAGGAAGACGCTATAAGGTTGTTAATAGACAAGCTTTATAAAGAGAATACTATTAGTTCAAAAGAACAATTCTTTGATACCGTAATGGAAAGAGAAAAACATTCTCCAACTGGGCTAGAAAGAGGGCTAGCTATACCACATGGTAAATGTGACTCTGTAAATAAGGCAGTTTTTGCTGTAGCTAGATTAAACAATAAAATAAATGACTGGGAAAGTATAGATGAAAGTAATGAAGTGGATTTAGTATTCTTATTGGCTATACCTAAGTCTGAACAAGAGACTACCCACTTGAAGTTATTATCTGAATTATCTGTAGCTTTAATGGATGAGAATTTCTATAATGATTTAAGAACTTCTAAAAATGCTAATGAATTTTTGAAGAATTTAAATCGTGGAGATAAAGAAGAAAAAGATACAAATAAATATAATAAAACTGTATTGGTAGTAACTGCTTGTGCAGCTGGGATAGCTCATACATATATGTCTGCTGAAGCTTTAGAAAAAGCAGGTAAAGAAATGGGCATAAAAGTAATATCAGAAAAACAAGGTGCTAGTGGTATAGAAGATAGACATACAAAAGAGCAAATACAAAAAGCAGATGGAGTAATATTTGCTTGTGATGTTGCTGTTAAAAATATAGAAAGATACCAAGGAAAGTCATTCGTTAAGGTTAGAGTAGCAGAGCCTTTAAAACATTCTAAAGATTTACTTAACAAAGTACTTCAAAATCCAGATGGGAAAGTCGAAGTTTCAGATAATGAAGTAGATGTTACGTCTACATCTGAGTCAAAACAGGGTATATTAAAAGAAATGATGGAAGCTGTAATGACAGGTATATCATATATGATTCCTGTAATAGTTTCAGCAGGTCTTATGATGGGGATAGCTAAGCTTACTGCTATGGCTATCGGTCAAATCGACAATATGGGAACTTTTATAGAAAGTGGAAATGCATTTTATGAATTGTTAGGATATTTAGATATGTTTGGAGGTATGATATTTAAGTTTATATACCCAGTATTTTCAGCTTATGTAGCATACTCTATTGCTGATAGACCAGCTTTAGTACCAGGATTTATAGGTGGTGCATTTGCTGGAGGACTTCATTTTACTTTCTGGGGTGTAGAAGGTGGAGTACCATCAGGGTTTATAGGAGCTTTAATATTAGGCTTAGTTGCAGGTTATGTTACTAGATTCTTAAATGAAAACATAAAGTTAAACAAGAACTTACAAGCTATGAAGCCCATGTTCTTATTACCAGGTATAACAATGTTAGTAATATTCTTATTAAACTTCTATGCTGTAGACCCTGCATTTGGTAGAGTAAATGCATTTATAGCAAATATAATAGAATCTTTTGGTACTGCTAGTACAATAGCATTAACTGTAGTTATAGCAGCGTGTACTGCGTTTGACTTAGGTGGACCAGTAAACAAGGCAGCAGGTGCTATAGCTATAGGTCTTTCAGCTGATGGTGTATTCCCATTAACAGCTAGAGTATTATCTATAGTAATACCACCAATAGGATTAGGCTTAGCTACTGTTTTAGATAAGATTATAGTTAAGAGAAGAGTATTTGATGATAACTTAAGAGTGGTGGGTAACTCTTCTATAATACTTGGACTAATAGCTGTGAGTGAGGGGGCGATACCTTTCATGCTGAAAAATCCTCTAATAACAATACCTATAAATATATTAGGTGCAATAATAGGTTCTCTAACAGCAGTGATGTTGGGTGCTATTCAATGGAATCCATTGCCAGCTATATGGGGGTGGCCTTTAGTAGAAAATTTATGGGCATACCTAGTAGGTTTAATAGTAGGTACGTTATTTATAGCATTAGCTAATATATTTATAAGATTCAATATTATAAAAAGACAAGAGAAAAATGATATAGATAAAACAGCATAA
- a CDS encoding alpha-mannosidase has product MEEDMNSRKKVYVVPHSHWDREWYFTIEDSNILLSENMPYLMDVLEKDMDYTSYTFDAQLSVVEELVKIYPEEKERLKKLVSDKRIFIGPWYTQTDSILVNKESIIRNLLYGTRLGNKYGHSMKVGYIPDIFGQNAYLPSIFNGFDMEYSILQRGIYIDDLRGNLNFKWVSPDNESVGANNIFLGYGPGKFLSSDNQYIQDKLIPMLEKLESLNRDCDNLLLPCGGDQVLVRKHFPQIIKELNEKQDKYEFVLSDYETFMKDTWTNDFDNKIHGELIACEKSRIHNTIKSQRYDIKYLNTLVENKILYVLEPLSVIGKFSGISYKSRWLDIMWKLLFDAHAHDSIGGCNSDETNRDIVTRLEKVNVMCDDIINIVKKQITIAISKYLNRDNILVVFNTKNKCMNEIIEAVIFTKEKDFTINTIDKETVEFTINNQEVLSGGKQILVTAEGEKEVELLGYYRTEIRLANVNVKPMGFTTLVINQDSKETADMLVVSNDRSIENDLYELIFDNNNLLLVNKSTNKRIDNIVHFENCGDYGDSYDFSPLGNDKDILATKAELLEVSKSNLVQTMKLKHSVELPFDIDERKSNKKSTILEIITKIEVRNGENFIRVSHDIENTVKDHRLRVVYNTNIKSKVSLSDQGFSAITRQNYNMYLDNWKERKFAEKPVCIYGLENFVALKDNSNTFALVTKGIKEYEILEDSKIALTLYRSVGLLGRDNLAWRPGRASGINNKVVYTKDAQLLNKKLKFEYAIYYDESDEDVAELFDVTDKFINKYTTYQNQDLNLFEERLERFEIPKDNTINLSSYSLFNIDNDDVFMSVCKESYEKDGVIVRLFNPTSEAKEVSINSKYIKDIKITNLYERELDTLDSNVQIKAKGYITLKLLGGEYHE; this is encoded by the coding sequence ATGGAGGAAGATATGAATAGTAGGAAAAAAGTATATGTAGTACCTCACTCTCATTGGGATAGAGAATGGTACTTTACTATAGAAGATTCAAATATATTATTAAGTGAAAATATGCCTTATTTAATGGATGTACTTGAAAAGGATATGGATTATACTTCTTACACTTTTGATGCACAGTTATCTGTTGTTGAAGAATTAGTAAAGATATATCCTGAAGAAAAAGAAAGACTTAAGAAGTTAGTAAGTGACAAAAGAATATTTATAGGTCCTTGGTACACCCAAACAGATTCCATACTTGTGAACAAGGAATCTATAATAAGAAATCTTTTATATGGCACAAGACTTGGAAACAAGTATGGGCATAGTATGAAGGTAGGATATATTCCTGATATATTTGGACAAAATGCATATTTACCATCCATATTCAACGGATTTGATATGGAATATAGTATATTACAAAGGGGAATATACATAGATGATTTAAGGGGAAATTTAAACTTCAAGTGGGTTTCTCCTGATAATGAAAGTGTTGGAGCTAACAATATATTCTTAGGATATGGACCAGGTAAGTTCTTATCATCTGATAATCAGTATATACAAGATAAGTTAATACCTATGCTTGAAAAATTAGAAAGTTTAAATAGGGATTGTGACAACTTGCTTTTGCCATGTGGTGGAGACCAAGTCTTAGTAAGAAAGCATTTCCCACAAATTATAAAAGAATTAAATGAAAAGCAAGATAAGTATGAGTTTGTATTATCAGATTACGAAACTTTTATGAAGGATACTTGGACTAACGATTTTGATAATAAGATACATGGAGAGCTAATAGCATGTGAAAAATCTAGAATACACAATACTATAAAATCTCAAAGATACGATATAAAATACTTAAACACTTTAGTAGAAAATAAGATTCTTTATGTATTAGAGCCATTATCTGTAATAGGTAAATTTTCTGGAATAAGCTATAAATCTAGATGGTTAGATATTATGTGGAAGTTACTATTTGATGCACATGCACATGATAGTATAGGTGGGTGCAACTCGGATGAGACGAATAGAGACATAGTTACAAGACTCGAAAAAGTTAATGTAATGTGTGATGATATTATAAATATTGTTAAGAAACAAATAACAATAGCTATAAGTAAATATTTAAATAGAGATAATATATTAGTTGTATTTAACACTAAAAATAAATGTATGAATGAAATAATAGAGGCTGTAATATTTACTAAGGAAAAAGACTTTACAATAAATACTATAGACAAAGAAACTGTAGAATTCACTATAAATAACCAAGAAGTTCTAAGTGGTGGTAAGCAGATATTAGTAACTGCTGAAGGTGAAAAAGAAGTAGAATTACTTGGATACTATAGAACTGAAATCAGATTAGCTAATGTAAATGTTAAACCCATGGGATTTACTACATTAGTAATTAATCAAGATAGCAAAGAAACAGCTGATATGTTAGTTGTATCTAATGATAGGAGTATAGAAAATGATTTATATGAATTAATATTCGATAACAATAACTTACTATTAGTTAATAAATCTACTAATAAAAGAATAGATAATATAGTTCATTTTGAAAATTGTGGTGACTATGGAGATTCATATGATTTTTCCCCATTAGGTAACGATAAAGATATATTAGCAACTAAAGCAGAGTTATTAGAAGTATCAAAGAGCAATTTAGTACAAACTATGAAGTTAAAACATAGTGTAGAATTACCTTTTGATATAGATGAAAGAAAATCAAATAAAAAATCAACTATATTAGAAATAATAACTAAGATAGAAGTAAGAAATGGTGAAAATTTTATAAGAGTTTCACATGATATAGAAAATACTGTAAAAGACCACAGATTAAGAGTTGTATACAATACAAATATAAAATCAAAAGTGTCATTAAGTGACCAAGGATTCTCTGCCATAACAAGACAAAACTACAATATGTACTTAGATAATTGGAAAGAAAGAAAGTTTGCTGAAAAGCCAGTATGTATATATGGTTTAGAGAACTTTGTAGCTTTAAAAGATAATAGCAATACTTTTGCTTTGGTCACAAAAGGTATAAAAGAATATGAAATATTAGAAGATAGCAAAATAGCACTTACTTTATATAGAAGTGTTGGTTTACTGGGAAGAGATAACTTGGCTTGGAGACCAGGTAGAGCCTCTGGTATAAATAACAAGGTCGTGTATACTAAAGATGCACAACTTCTTAATAAGAAATTAAAGTTTGAGTATGCCATATACTATGATGAGTCAGATGAAGATGTAGCAGAGTTATTTGATGTTACTGATAAATTTATAAATAAATATACTACTTACCAAAATCAAGATTTGAATTTATTTGAAGAAAGATTAGAAAGATTTGAAATACCTAAAGATAATACTATAAACTTATCAAGCTATAGCTTATTTAATATAGATAATGATGATGTATTTATGAGTGTGTGTAAAGAATCTTACGAAAAAGATGGAGTAATAGTAAGATTATTTAATCCAACAAGTGAAGCTAAAGAAGTAAGTATAAATAGCAAATATATAAAGGATATAAAGATAACCAATTTATATGAGAGGGAGTTGGATACTTTGGATTCTAATGTACAAATAAAAGCTAAAGGATACATAACTCTTAAATTATTAGGAGGAGAATACCATGAATAA
- a CDS encoding sugar phosphorylase, with product MNKTILLQGIEQKLKEIYKEKYKPKFFDMMKATIEKFEGKDFDKVDAISEKNVYLITYGDSIYEEGVPTIDTLKKFLNNKVGDTITDVHILPMFEYTSDDGFSVVDYMKIDNNLGNWDSINNLSKDYRLMYDFVANHISKSSRWFKGYLSGEEKYQNYFIPGDKNFDYSNVVRPRTSPIIHKYQGKDSVKTAWTTFSEDQIDINVKHFPVLIEITEVLLNYALNGANSIRLDAIGFLWKESGTTCIHLPQTHMIIQLWRIILDYFKKNTQIITETNVPHLENISYFGDTTNEAHMVYQFTLPPLTLHTFTTHDSTKLTKWASTIDKVSDNATFFNFLASHDGIGMRPTEGILTEEECKMLVDKTIVNGGRVSYKDNPDGTKSVYELNINYLDALLNKDEDIEEDVQIQKILSAHALLLSFIGVPAIYYHSLLCSRNYYEGVEKSGINRRINREKLEYSRICYELENNSRRNKIFTQLKNMIDIRKEESAFSPYANQNVLDFGREIFALERENKETNEKVVFVTNVTSNERTIDCGFSGVNILENTNIKGKLTLGAYKFAWIKIK from the coding sequence ATGAATAAGACGATACTGTTACAAGGTATAGAACAAAAACTTAAAGAAATATATAAAGAAAAGTACAAACCAAAGTTCTTTGATATGATGAAAGCTACTATTGAGAAGTTTGAAGGTAAGGATTTTGACAAGGTGGATGCTATATCTGAAAAGAATGTATATTTAATAACTTACGGAGATAGTATATATGAAGAAGGTGTACCCACTATAGATACTTTGAAGAAATTCTTAAACAATAAAGTAGGAGATACTATAACTGATGTTCATATACTTCCTATGTTTGAATACACTTCAGATGATGGATTCTCTGTTGTTGATTATATGAAAATAGATAACAATCTTGGAAATTGGGATAGTATAAACAATTTGTCTAAAGATTATAGATTAATGTATGATTTTGTTGCAAATCATATATCAAAGAGTAGTAGATGGTTTAAGGGATACTTAAGTGGAGAAGAGAAGTATCAAAATTATTTTATACCAGGAGATAAAAATTTTGATTACTCAAATGTAGTAAGACCTAGAACTTCTCCAATAATACATAAGTACCAAGGAAAAGACAGTGTGAAGACTGCTTGGACTACATTTAGTGAAGACCAAATAGATATAAATGTTAAACATTTCCCAGTACTTATAGAGATTACTGAAGTTTTGCTTAACTATGCATTAAATGGTGCAAATTCTATAAGACTTGATGCTATAGGATTCTTATGGAAGGAGTCTGGTACTACCTGTATACATTTACCACAAACTCACATGATAATACAACTATGGAGAATAATACTTGATTACTTTAAGAAAAATACTCAAATAATAACTGAGACTAACGTACCTCATTTAGAAAATATAAGCTATTTTGGTGATACTACAAATGAAGCACATATGGTATATCAATTTACATTACCACCATTAACGCTTCATACATTCACTACACATGATTCTACTAAGCTTACAAAATGGGCTTCGACTATAGATAAGGTATCTGATAATGCTACATTCTTTAACTTCTTAGCAAGTCATGATGGAATAGGAATGAGACCTACAGAGGGTATACTTACAGAAGAAGAATGTAAAATGTTAGTAGATAAGACTATAGTTAATGGTGGTAGAGTATCATACAAGGATAATCCAGATGGAACTAAGTCTGTATATGAGTTAAATATAAATTATTTAGACGCTTTATTAAATAAAGATGAAGATATAGAGGAAGATGTCCAAATACAAAAGATATTATCGGCACATGCATTATTATTATCATTTATAGGTGTACCAGCTATATACTATCATTCTCTATTATGCTCTAGAAACTATTATGAAGGAGTAGAAAAATCAGGTATAAACAGAAGAATAAACAGAGAAAAGTTAGAGTATAGTAGGATTTGTTATGAATTAGAAAATAATTCTAGAAGAAATAAGATATTTACTCAACTTAAAAATATGATAGATATACGAAAAGAAGAGAGTGCATTCTCTCCATATGCAAATCAAAATGTATTGGATTTTGGAAGAGAGATATTTGCACTAGAGCGTGAGAATAAAGAAACTAATGAGAAGGTAGTATTTGTAACTAATGTTACATCTAATGAGAGGACTATAGACTGTGGTTTTAGTGGTGTAAATATATTGGAAAATACTAATATCAAAGGTAAGCTAACTTTAGGTGCATATAAATTTGCTTGGATAAAAATCAAATAA
- a CDS encoding response regulator transcription factor — protein MINIGICDDELHYRLKIKDILKKVLSSYTMDYNIYEFSSGKELLRNYPKNLDILIIDIQMEILNGMDTSRKIREFDENLEIIFMTSFPEFMQEGYEVKAYRYILKPINEKKITKNILPCIDEIMKKRNNYLTIKVKNYVDRIKIDSIIYIETDRPNIVIYTHDNTYTTKMSISKIEKILSEFGFFRCHNSYIINLKLVQSMNGNSVVINGKSIQVSKYRVKGLKLAITNILGDIIC, from the coding sequence TTGATTAATATAGGGATATGTGATGATGAATTACATTATAGATTAAAGATAAAAGATATATTAAAAAAGGTATTAAGCTCATATACCATGGATTATAATATATATGAATTTTCATCAGGAAAAGAGTTGTTACGTAACTATCCAAAAAATTTAGACATATTAATTATTGATATACAAATGGAGATATTAAATGGTATGGATACCTCAAGAAAAATACGAGAGTTTGACGAAAATCTGGAGATAATATTTATGACTTCATTTCCTGAATTTATGCAAGAAGGGTATGAAGTCAAAGCATATAGATACATATTGAAACCAATAAATGAAAAAAAAATTACAAAAAATATTTTACCTTGTATAGATGAGATAATGAAAAAAAGGAATAATTATTTGACTATCAAAGTTAAGAACTATGTAGATAGGATTAAAATAGATTCTATTATTTATATAGAAACAGATAGACCTAATATAGTGATTTATACACATGATAATACATACACTACAAAAATGAGTATTTCCAAAATAGAAAAAATATTAAGTGAATTTGGATTTTTCAGATGCCATAATAGCTATATAATTAATTTAAAATTAGTACAATCTATGAATGGAAATAGTGTAGTAATAAATGGAAAGAGTATACAAGTAAGTAAATATAGAGTGAAAGGGTTAAAATTAGCAATAACTAATATATTAGGAGATATAATATGTTAG
- a CDS encoding GHKL domain-containing protein, whose translation MLETLNINLWDIINIITGCIDWIIFFLAMSILGKKNISFRKYTIYMILVLVFMSLVNFMNIFPNFKIIICIVIGSLFYIASYKESIYKCILISLLFWLGLMMGEGLAIGIVVVINQLNNIDIILNGNLFRLESIVISKIFLFIIFISIKYFKLSIEFKPKDMVLIGLPILSNIVSLLLIFGYNLKNNSVSDDNIFVIILSTLLIVSSSIIILIVIGKIVQDDKVKLEYELINERIKIDHKSYESINEIHDKLKYVYHDLKNHMICIKNYDTKEEIISYVNNLENKINDFEYFRNTGNKTLDIILGEKIYLCKKYNIEFEDSINISKLQFIQDVDICAIFANALDNAIEACMKMNNNTEKRIEVKATYVNGFAIIKFINTKVNDIKFIDERIKTSKDNNRVHGIGLASIKYMVSKYDGELTVNYSDNEFILKIMIPIKD comes from the coding sequence ATGTTAGAAACATTAAATATAAATCTTTGGGATATTATTAATATAATCACAGGCTGTATAGATTGGATTATATTCTTTTTAGCTATGAGTATATTGGGGAAAAAAAATATATCTTTCAGAAAATATACAATTTATATGATACTTGTACTCGTATTTATGTCATTGGTCAATTTTATGAATATATTTCCAAATTTTAAGATTATCATATGTATAGTAATAGGTTCTTTATTTTATATTGCTTCATACAAAGAGAGTATATATAAATGTATATTAATTAGCTTATTATTTTGGTTAGGATTAATGATGGGGGAAGGTTTAGCTATAGGTATAGTTGTAGTTATAAATCAATTAAATAATATTGATATAATACTAAATGGAAATTTATTTAGGTTAGAATCCATTGTGATATCTAAAATATTCTTATTTATAATATTTATATCAATTAAGTATTTTAAATTATCTATAGAATTTAAACCTAAGGATATGGTGCTTATAGGTTTACCTATATTATCAAATATAGTAAGTTTGTTATTAATATTTGGGTATAATCTTAAGAATAATTCTGTAAGCGATGATAATATATTTGTAATTATACTTTCAACTTTATTGATTGTGTCATCTAGCATAATAATTTTAATAGTAATAGGGAAAATTGTACAAGATGATAAAGTCAAGTTAGAATATGAACTGATAAATGAGAGAATAAAAATAGATCATAAAAGTTATGAGTCTATAAATGAAATACATGATAAATTAAAATATGTTTATCATGATTTAAAAAATCATATGATTTGTATAAAAAACTATGATACTAAAGAAGAAATTATATCTTATGTAAATAATTTAGAAAATAAAATAAATGATTTTGAGTATTTTAGAAATACAGGCAATAAAACATTAGATATAATTTTAGGAGAAAAGATATATCTTTGTAAAAAATATAATATTGAATTTGAAGACAGTATAAATATATCAAAATTACAATTTATTCAAGATGTTGATATATGTGCAATATTTGCAAATGCACTAGATAATGCAATTGAAGCATGTATGAAAATGAATAATAATACAGAAAAAAGAATAGAGGTTAAAGCTACATACGTAAATGGATTTGCCATAATAAAGTTCATAAATACTAAAGTAAATGATATTAAGTTTATTGATGAACGTATTAAGACTAGTAAGGATAATAATAGGGTACATGGAATAGGTCTTGCAAGTATCAAATATATGGTAAGCAAATATGATGGAGAACTTACAGTTAATTACTCAGATAATGAGTTTATATTAAAAATAATGATACCAATAAAAGATTAG
- a CDS encoding cyclic lactone autoinducer peptide: MKKIALSLLKSMSTLSLGISRLSANTASSWIAHQAEEPQALKKLKKK; the protein is encoded by the coding sequence ATGAAAAAAATAGCATTAAGTTTACTTAAAAGTATGTCAACATTAAGCCTAGGAATATCTAGATTATCAGCAAATACTGCAAGCTCATGGATAGCTCATCAAGCAGAAGAGCCACAGGCTTTAAAAAAATTGAAAAAAAAGTAA